Below is a window of Chionomys nivalis chromosome 19, mChiNiv1.1, whole genome shotgun sequence DNA.
AAACACAAACCTGGATACGATTATTAGAATCCTAAGGATGGGCAGTGGGAAGTCACCCTACACCTCTATCCTAGCACAGCTCAGGACTCCCTGCGAGggggtaggaaggaaggaggagaaacagcATGCTTTGTACAACTCAACAATACTGTGGGGGTCCCCAGGACCGCTGGCCTCCACGCGCCTCTATTTCCCAGAGAGCTGCTCATACAGCTTGGGCACGTAGTCGTCCCACTCCGCCTGGTAACATGTGCCCGCCACCGGGGCTCCCAGGTGATACTTCTTGCGGAAGGCCGCCACCTTGAACTTGCCGCGATGATCTCCTGACCTGTTGCTGAGGATGGGTTCATCACAGTTCAGTGGCTTGTCCTGTTCGTACACCAGCCAGACGTAGCGGTGG
It encodes the following:
- the LOC130862159 gene encoding phosphatidylethanolamine-binding protein 2-like codes for the protein MKGNDISSGKVLPDYVGSGPPSGTGLHRYVWLVYEQDKPLNCDEPILSNRSGDHRGKFKVAAFRKKYHLGAPVAGTCYQAEWDDYVPKLYEQLSGK